A portion of the Segatella copri DSM 18205 genome contains these proteins:
- a CDS encoding sensor histidine kinase, which yields MNSQLAIIVLLVILVVLVAVNIWLYRHYRRNIKKVTFLFDAIDNGDFSFNFPTEKRFKEDKILHQSLNRIKLFLQHTREEQMDREKYYEQILNAVDTGILVVDGHDNILQHNQAALRLLDTDVLTHMNQVKEKLKDEHLAKHETQAMLKDKHVRIIALSDVSHELSNQEVDSWIKLIRVLTHEIMNTITPVTSLSETLLKELGSKELLIADNESDDLHSPGKLIKVSEKPQSAEQAKLKQGLKTIHKTGTELLAFVNNYRRFTHVPQPQPALFYVEPFLERMALLCNHEVEIEVSPKDLLVYADESLLSHVVTNLLKNAVEAFKEKGKLSAERNKQDGNKQGRNKQECRSADLQSAASKKAFIRLKAYANVQESIIIDVSNNAGLIPEDVASHIFIPFFTTKPEGSGIGLSLSRQIMRVSGGSLSLHQDKAQGITTFRIIIP from the coding sequence ATGAATAGTCAGTTAGCAATCATCGTTTTATTGGTGATTTTGGTAGTTTTAGTAGCAGTCAACATCTGGCTCTACCGCCACTATCGCCGTAACATCAAGAAGGTAACCTTCCTTTTTGATGCGATAGATAATGGGGATTTCTCCTTCAACTTTCCTACGGAGAAGAGGTTTAAGGAAGATAAGATTCTGCATCAATCCCTCAACCGCATCAAGCTCTTCCTGCAGCATACGAGAGAGGAGCAGATGGATCGGGAGAAATATTACGAGCAGATTCTGAATGCGGTGGATACGGGCATCCTGGTGGTAGATGGTCACGACAACATCCTGCAACATAATCAGGCAGCCCTCCGGTTGCTCGATACGGATGTGCTTACCCATATGAACCAGGTAAAAGAGAAACTGAAGGATGAACACTTGGCAAAGCATGAGACGCAAGCCATGCTGAAAGACAAGCACGTGCGTATCATCGCCCTGAGCGACGTGAGCCACGAGCTGAGCAATCAGGAGGTGGATTCTTGGATCAAACTGATTCGTGTGCTGACCCATGAAATCATGAATACCATCACGCCGGTTACTTCATTGAGCGAAACTCTGCTGAAAGAATTGGGCAGCAAGGAGTTGCTGATTGCAGATAACGAATCTGATGATTTACATTCTCCAGGCAAATTGATAAAGGTTTCAGAGAAGCCACAATCTGCTGAGCAAGCGAAGCTGAAGCAAGGCTTGAAAACCATCCACAAAACAGGAACCGAGCTGTTGGCTTTCGTCAACAACTATCGCCGCTTCACCCATGTTCCCCAGCCTCAGCCTGCTCTCTTCTATGTGGAGCCATTCCTGGAAAGAATGGCGTTACTTTGCAACCACGAAGTAGAGATAGAAGTTTCTCCCAAGGATTTGCTGGTTTACGCCGACGAGAGCCTCCTCTCTCACGTGGTAACGAATCTTCTGAAGAATGCCGTAGAAGCTTTCAAGGAAAAGGGAAAGTTATCTGCAGAAAGAAACAAGCAAGATGGAAATAAGCAGGGTAGGAACAAGCAGGAATGCCGCTCCGCGGATTTGCAATCCGCGGCAAGCAAGAAGGCATTTATCCGTCTCAAAGCCTACGCCAACGTCCAGGAATCCATCATCATCGACGTGAGCAACAACGCCGGTCTCATCCCCGAAGATGTAGCCTCCCACATTTTCATCCCGTTCTTCACCACGAAGCCGGAAGGAAGCGGAATCGGTCTCTCCCTCTCCCGCCAGATCATGCGAGTAAGCGGCGGCAGTCTCTCGCTCCATCAGGACAAGGCACAGGGAATCACCACCTTCCGCATCATCATCCCATAA
- a CDS encoding IS1634 family transposase has translation MYISKAKKYRDQGDGTAIAYDYYRLTKSYIDKDGKTKHRSVLCLGELPGFDKDERNRLAAMLTTMIEDGQSVMCDNKKLYEEAMSQYVKYRSSKYAQENDPRLIAERKVREEEERKKAVAVKLETLTQHEARIIGCENLCNSTMRMLDIRKYLTSRGWKRDHINFALMQIIARAIYPYSELKTVRYLRENTALAEMFGIPKEKITKDALYESAKRLWDEHHGLEDWLHDRVCSMFGIEEKILLFDITNSYFEGKMENSELCQYGRSKEKRDDCRIVVLAAVVNTEGLLVRTMIYEGNRHDSTTVEEVVGTLAKTTTQEAKRVVVMDAGFYSKPNVNWLKANGFDYITVLPSGDSKFESTSSEIINHTDKKGQQIRLQMGKVDMDGESVKALMVDSDAKGAKERSMYEQACKRYEEGLEAIKKGILTKGGTKKRDAVNKRLGKLDKQYGAIRLSYNVTFTYEGTGKNEVATSMTWECREDKAAQRRKFHGKYVLLTSLDESQELNIWKFYNVIRTVEETFHVLKTDLDIRPVYHKSDNGIKAHLNLAILAYWVVSVTKYRLKLKKHENVRWDEIMRIASTQVVVTAKVETVDGQVISIRQSTEAESKLSAIYDLLYINPKPLGKRKSMLHPNHTSKNLDIGNQGVT, from the coding sequence ATGTATATATCCAAGGCAAAGAAATATCGCGATCAGGGAGATGGTACAGCAATCGCATATGATTACTATCGTCTCACGAAGTCTTACATCGACAAAGATGGCAAGACTAAGCATCGTAGTGTTCTTTGCCTTGGAGAACTTCCCGGCTTTGACAAGGATGAACGTAACCGACTGGCAGCCATGCTTACCACTATGATTGAGGATGGACAAAGCGTGATGTGTGATAACAAAAAGCTCTACGAGGAAGCCATGTCTCAATACGTGAAGTACCGCAGCAGCAAGTATGCCCAGGAAAACGATCCCCGTCTCATCGCCGAGCGCAAGGTTCGCGAAGAAGAGGAGCGCAAGAAAGCAGTTGCCGTTAAGCTTGAAACGCTCACCCAGCATGAAGCTCGCATCATCGGTTGCGAGAACCTCTGCAACTCTACCATGCGTATGCTTGATATTCGTAAATATCTGACCTCCAGGGGATGGAAGCGTGACCATATAAACTTTGCCCTCATGCAGATTATCGCACGTGCCATCTATCCATATTCAGAATTGAAGACCGTCCGCTATCTTCGTGAGAACACTGCACTTGCAGAGATGTTCGGCATTCCTAAGGAGAAAATAACCAAAGATGCCTTGTACGAAAGTGCCAAGCGTCTGTGGGACGAGCACCATGGTCTTGAGGACTGGCTCCATGACAGGGTATGCAGCATGTTCGGCATCGAGGAGAAAATCCTTCTGTTTGACATCACAAACTCCTACTTTGAGGGGAAAATGGAGAACAGTGAACTCTGTCAGTATGGTCGTTCCAAAGAGAAAAGGGACGACTGCAGGATTGTTGTCCTTGCTGCTGTAGTAAACACAGAGGGATTACTCGTCCGCACAATGATATACGAGGGAAACCGTCATGATTCTACTACCGTTGAGGAAGTCGTTGGCACTTTGGCCAAGACCACCACTCAGGAAGCCAAACGTGTCGTAGTGATGGATGCAGGCTTCTACTCCAAGCCGAATGTCAATTGGTTAAAAGCCAATGGATTCGACTACATTACCGTACTCCCTTCCGGCGATAGCAAGTTCGAGTCTACAAGTTCAGAAATCATCAATCATACCGACAAAAAGGGACAGCAGATACGCTTGCAGATGGGTAAGGTTGACATGGATGGAGAATCCGTCAAGGCTCTCATGGTGGATAGTGACGCAAAGGGGGCCAAGGAACGCTCCATGTATGAGCAGGCATGCAAACGCTATGAGGAGGGATTGGAAGCAATCAAAAAGGGTATTCTTACCAAGGGCGGAACCAAGAAACGTGACGCCGTGAACAAGCGATTGGGCAAATTGGACAAGCAATATGGAGCCATTCGCCTGTCATACAACGTTACCTTTACCTATGAGGGTACAGGAAAGAACGAGGTTGCTACTTCCATGACCTGGGAATGCAGAGAGGACAAGGCTGCTCAGAGAAGAAAGTTCCATGGAAAATATGTCTTGCTGACGAGCCTTGATGAAAGCCAGGAATTGAACATCTGGAAATTTTATAATGTAATCAGAACCGTAGAGGAGACTTTCCATGTGTTGAAGACAGACTTGGATATCCGTCCTGTCTATCATAAGAGCGACAATGGAATCAAGGCTCATCTCAACCTTGCCATACTGGCATATTGGGTGGTCAGCGTCACCAAGTATCGCCTGAAATTGAAGAAGCATGAGAATGTGAGATGGGATGAAATCATGCGCATTGCCAGCACACAGGTTGTGGTTACTGCAAAAGTTGAAACCGTAGATGGGCAGGTCATTAGTATAAGACAGAGCACAGAGGCAGAGAGTAAACTCTCCGCCATCTATGATTTGCTCTACATTAACCCCAAACCGCTCGGGAAAAGAAAATCCATGCTACACCCAAATCATACCTCAAAAAATCTGGATATTGGAAATCAGGGAGTTACATGA
- a CDS encoding ABC transporter permease yields the protein MNHIINAFKNLPRRGQHNFVKMLCLALGLAISSVIIAEIYFEQTYDTYFPGWERTYQISEVGTNHGETMEFTNTSGATAQGVKQYAPMVEAATSTLYFYDGAQCKMEDQNIVSANIRMADSCFFDVFPQKILIGKAKQILSQPLSCLIDSETAAKIGGNVVGKHFTLSNYPGTTFTIYGVFEAFPWGSSFHGTQMILSMCSVPYVYSYDGRGQWVGNDSYGSYIRLAKGHDAKELKPYVNKMREDHFPLKEMKNMGIELNYDFTVLSDVYTQNPYIKKMGWIMSIVAFVLLFTSVMNYLLIIVGNLVSRSREMAVRKCYGAESKNIHAIIFSEALVHVGLAVVLAAVLVFLCKGTIENFLSAPVSTLVLNPHCSSL from the coding sequence ATGAATCATATTATTAACGCATTCAAGAATCTGCCTCGAAGAGGTCAGCACAATTTCGTGAAGATGTTGTGTCTGGCGCTCGGATTGGCAATCAGTTCGGTAATTATTGCCGAGATTTATTTCGAGCAGACTTACGATACGTATTTCCCAGGATGGGAAAGGACGTATCAGATTTCGGAAGTGGGTACTAACCATGGCGAAACCATGGAGTTTACTAATACTTCTGGAGCCACCGCCCAAGGTGTAAAGCAATATGCGCCTATGGTGGAAGCTGCTACCAGTACTCTCTATTTTTATGATGGTGCCCAATGCAAGATGGAAGACCAGAACATCGTTTCTGCCAATATCAGGATGGCAGACAGTTGTTTCTTTGATGTCTTTCCACAGAAGATATTGATAGGCAAGGCTAAACAGATTTTATCCCAACCCTTATCCTGTCTCATCGATTCAGAAACGGCAGCAAAGATTGGCGGTAATGTTGTAGGCAAGCATTTCACGCTTTCTAATTATCCGGGAACCACTTTTACCATCTATGGTGTTTTCGAAGCGTTTCCTTGGGGCTCTTCCTTTCATGGTACGCAGATGATTCTGTCGATGTGTAGTGTGCCATACGTATATTCCTACGATGGCAGAGGCCAATGGGTGGGAAATGATTCCTATGGGTCCTACATCCGATTGGCAAAGGGACATGATGCAAAAGAACTCAAGCCTTACGTGAATAAGATGAGAGAGGATCATTTCCCTTTGAAGGAGATGAAGAATATGGGAATAGAACTGAACTATGATTTCACGGTATTGAGCGATGTTTACACCCAAAATCCTTATATCAAGAAGATGGGATGGATTATGTCTATTGTGGCTTTTGTCCTCCTTTTTACTTCGGTGATGAACTATCTGCTTATCATCGTGGGCAATTTGGTAAGCCGTTCGCGCGAAATGGCTGTCCGCAAGTGCTATGGTGCCGAATCGAAGAACATTCATGCCATCATTTTCTCCGAGGCTTTGGTGCATGTGGGGCTGGCGGTTGTTCTTGCGGCTGTTCTTGTGTTTCTTTGCAAGGGAACCATCGAAAACTTCCTTTCTGCTCCGGTAAGCACGTTGGTGCTTAACCCACATTGCAGCAGTCTTTGA
- a CDS encoding sigma-54-dependent transcriptional regulator, with amino-acid sequence MIKKQGTILIVDDNRNILTTVRMLLEPIFDGIITIANPNSIPAKLREEHPDVVLLDMNFSSGINSGNEGLYWLREIKSLSPKTEVVLFTAYADIQLAVTGIKEGAADFIVKPFENEKMTRTLVEARDKNKAVDNVINRNGGKPGGKDAQSAMYWGDSEVMNNLRSIVEKVAATDANILITGENGTGKEVLANEIHRLSTRCGKKMLPVDMGAITETLFESELFGHVKGAFTDAKVDKPGKFELADGSTIFLDEIGNLSYGLQAKLLTALQRRSIVRVGGSTQIPINVRLVCATNRNLQQMVNVGEFREDLLYRINTIHLELPALRQRKSDIVPLAERFLRQYGDLYNKLNLRLSEEAEKKLTSLPWYGNIRELQHAIEKAVILSDGGMISAEDIDGGNQQKREKPLEEVQTLDEMESRMIEKTIRECEGNLSVVAARLGIFRQTLYNKIKRYGL; translated from the coding sequence ATGATTAAGAAACAAGGAACGATATTGATTGTTGATGACAACCGCAACATTCTTACTACAGTAAGGATGCTGCTGGAACCCATATTCGATGGCATCATCACCATCGCCAACCCTAACTCCATCCCAGCCAAGCTGAGAGAGGAGCATCCCGACGTGGTGCTGCTCGACATGAACTTCTCCAGCGGAATCAATTCGGGAAACGAGGGACTGTACTGGCTCAGGGAAATCAAGAGCCTCAGCCCGAAAACCGAAGTGGTGCTCTTTACCGCCTATGCCGACATCCAACTTGCCGTAACTGGCATCAAGGAAGGTGCCGCCGACTTCATCGTGAAGCCTTTTGAAAACGAGAAGATGACACGTACGCTGGTAGAGGCTAGGGATAAGAACAAGGCTGTGGATAACGTTATCAACAGAAATGGTGGAAAACCTGGTGGAAAAGATGCGCAAAGCGCTATGTATTGGGGAGATAGCGAAGTTATGAACAATTTGAGAAGTATTGTGGAAAAAGTTGCCGCAACCGATGCAAATATCCTCATTACGGGCGAAAACGGAACAGGTAAAGAGGTGTTAGCCAACGAGATACATCGTTTATCCACAAGATGTGGAAAAAAGATGCTGCCTGTGGATATGGGAGCCATTACGGAAACCCTTTTCGAGAGCGAACTCTTCGGTCATGTGAAGGGTGCTTTTACTGATGCCAAGGTGGATAAACCGGGCAAGTTTGAGCTTGCCGACGGCAGTACCATCTTCCTGGATGAGATAGGAAACTTATCCTACGGTCTTCAGGCAAAACTCCTTACCGCCCTGCAACGCAGAAGCATCGTAAGAGTGGGCGGAAGTACGCAGATTCCCATCAACGTACGGCTGGTTTGCGCCACCAACCGCAACCTGCAGCAGATGGTAAACGTTGGCGAATTCAGAGAGGATCTGCTCTATCGCATCAACACCATCCATCTGGAATTGCCTGCCCTGAGACAGAGAAAATCAGACATCGTTCCGCTGGCAGAAAGATTCCTCCGTCAATATGGCGATTTATATAATAAGTTGAATCTCCGTCTTTCGGAAGAGGCTGAGAAAAAACTTACCAGTTTGCCTTGGTACGGAAACATCCGTGAACTCCAGCACGCCATCGAGAAAGCCGTGATTCTGTCTGATGGCGGAATGATTTCTGCCGAAGATATTGACGGCGGAAACCAGCAGAAAAGAGAGAAGCCCCTGGAAGAGGTTCAGACGCTCGACGAGATGGAGAGCCGAATGATAGAGAAAACCATCAGGGAATGTGAGGGAAACCTGTCGGTGGTAGCCGCAAGGTTAGGTATTTTCCGCCAGACGCTTTATAATAAGATTAAGCGATACGGGTTATGA
- a CDS encoding ABC transporter ATP-binding protein — MIKVENLCKSFRTEDVETIALNNVSFTVEDGEFVAIMGPSGCGKSTLLNILGLLDNPTSGKYFLGNYEVANLKEKERTDVRKGEIGFVFQSFNLIDELNVEENIELPLTYLNIPKAERKAKVQAIMKRMAISHRAKHFPHQLSGGQQQRVAIARAVVFGPKLILADEPTGNLDSKNGAEVMHLLTELNHEGTTIVMVTHNEHDAKIAHRTIRLFDGQIVETEGNQ, encoded by the coding sequence ATGATAAAAGTAGAGAATCTTTGCAAGTCATTCCGCACAGAAGATGTGGAGACGATTGCTTTAAATAACGTATCTTTCACAGTAGAAGACGGCGAATTTGTCGCCATTATGGGACCATCCGGTTGCGGTAAATCCACTTTACTCAATATCCTTGGATTATTGGATAACCCAACTTCGGGAAAATATTTCCTGGGTAATTACGAGGTGGCAAACCTGAAGGAAAAAGAGCGCACGGATGTGAGAAAGGGAGAAATCGGATTTGTGTTCCAGAGCTTCAACCTGATAGATGAATTGAATGTAGAGGAGAACATCGAGCTTCCTCTTACTTACCTCAACATTCCGAAGGCGGAGCGCAAGGCAAAGGTGCAGGCAATTATGAAGCGAATGGCCATCAGCCATCGTGCCAAGCACTTCCCTCACCAGCTTTCGGGTGGTCAGCAGCAGCGAGTAGCCATCGCCCGTGCCGTGGTCTTCGGTCCCAAGCTCATCCTTGCCGATGAGCCTACGGGTAACCTCGATTCCAAGAATGGAGCCGAGGTGATGCATCTGCTTACCGAGCTGAACCACGAGGGCACCACCATCGTCATGGTAACGCATAATGAGCATGATGCCAAGATAGCCCATCGCACCATCCGCCTGTTTGATGGACAGATTGTGGAAACGGAGGGCAATCAGTAA
- a CDS encoding TonB-dependent receptor: MRTILKAILLMSLCSSATAPAMAINRANHDKKEANIHEEEANDSTRHQPLTESGVKLNEVVVTGLTGSQKLKQSPAPISFVSARQLEMQPSTNIIDAIAHQPGVSQITTGSGISKPVIRGLGYNRVVVVNDGIRQEGQQWGDEHGIEIDPASVHSVEILKGPASLMYGSDAMAGVLIFHSAPTLAKGDMRANFSTGYQTNNGLFDYSLNFAGNQGGFVWNTRYSGKMAHAYKNKYDGYVFGSSLREQAFSQLLGWNYRQGHSHLTLDYYHLTPGIVEGERDEKTGELEIPEGYDAKSYGKPMPYQQIHHYKAVLDNSWFLGDGNLKFLLGYQQNRRQEFEEEENPKECGLDFMLHTMNYDLHYLSPEMNGWKFSTGINGMWQQSVNKGSEFLIPAYHLFDYGVFATVSKEIGKLNLSGGIRYDHRHLHSEALREEDDAESHGSGLNDSFRFQAFKRSFEGVTGSIGLAYEILPDFNLKLNLARGFRAPNISELSSNGVHEGTQRYELGNTGLKPENSWQFDLGLDYSSPIISAELSLFANRINHYIYSEKLADENNQPVLIDDTPAYQFTSGDARILGGEASIDIHPVEHLHIGNTFSYVNSVQLHQPSESKYLPFTPAPRWVSDVRYEFVCDGKTFDHLFVKLQMDCNLRQNHYFAANDTETATPSYTLLNMYAGTDVKLHGKRLLSLYLSGENLANRAYQNHLSRLKYLDVNQVTGRRGVYNMGRNFSIKIVVPIEL; this comes from the coding sequence ATGAGAACAATATTGAAAGCAATATTGCTGATGAGTCTGTGCTCATCGGCAACAGCCCCTGCTATGGCTATAAACAGAGCAAATCATGATAAGAAGGAAGCAAACATTCATGAAGAAGAGGCAAACGATTCTACCAGACACCAGCCGCTGACGGAATCGGGCGTGAAACTGAACGAAGTGGTAGTAACAGGCTTGACGGGCAGCCAGAAACTGAAGCAATCGCCGGCACCAATCTCCTTTGTTTCTGCCCGCCAGCTCGAAATGCAACCTTCTACCAACATCATCGACGCCATCGCCCACCAGCCAGGCGTTTCGCAGATTACCACGGGAAGCGGAATTTCAAAGCCCGTGATCCGTGGCCTGGGCTATAACCGCGTGGTAGTGGTAAACGATGGAATCAGACAGGAAGGACAGCAATGGGGCGATGAACACGGAATAGAAATCGACCCCGCTTCGGTTCATTCCGTAGAGATTCTGAAAGGTCCGGCAAGTCTCATGTATGGATCGGATGCGATGGCAGGCGTCCTCATCTTCCACTCCGCTCCTACACTTGCCAAGGGCGACATGAGAGCAAATTTCTCTACAGGTTATCAAACCAACAACGGACTTTTTGATTATTCGCTCAACTTTGCCGGCAACCAGGGCGGATTTGTATGGAACACCCGCTACAGCGGAAAGATGGCGCATGCCTACAAGAACAAATACGATGGTTATGTATTCGGTTCATCACTCAGAGAGCAGGCATTCTCGCAGCTTCTTGGCTGGAACTACCGCCAGGGGCATTCGCATCTCACACTCGATTATTATCATCTCACTCCGGGCATCGTAGAGGGAGAAAGAGATGAGAAAACGGGCGAACTGGAAATTCCGGAAGGCTACGATGCCAAGAGTTACGGCAAGCCGATGCCTTATCAGCAGATTCATCATTACAAGGCTGTACTTGATAATTCCTGGTTCCTGGGCGACGGCAATCTGAAGTTTCTCCTGGGTTATCAGCAGAACCGCCGTCAGGAGTTTGAGGAGGAAGAGAATCCGAAGGAATGCGGACTCGATTTCATGCTCCATACCATGAATTACGACCTGCATTATCTCTCGCCGGAAATGAATGGATGGAAGTTCTCTACGGGCATCAACGGCATGTGGCAGCAGTCGGTTAATAAAGGTTCTGAATTTCTGATTCCAGCCTATCATCTCTTCGATTATGGCGTATTTGCCACGGTGAGCAAGGAGATAGGCAAACTGAACCTGAGCGGCGGCATCAGATACGATCATCGCCATCTGCACAGCGAGGCTTTGAGAGAAGAGGATGATGCAGAATCGCATGGTTCCGGTTTGAATGATTCCTTCCGCTTCCAGGCCTTTAAGCGCAGCTTTGAAGGAGTAACCGGAAGCATAGGATTGGCTTATGAAATCCTGCCCGATTTCAATCTGAAGCTGAACCTGGCAAGAGGATTCCGTGCTCCAAACATCAGCGAATTATCATCGAATGGTGTGCACGAGGGAACCCAGCGATACGAATTGGGAAATACCGGTTTGAAGCCAGAGAACAGCTGGCAATTCGACCTTGGTCTGGATTATTCTTCGCCTATCATTTCGGCAGAGCTCTCGCTGTTTGCCAATCGCATCAACCATTACATCTATAGCGAGAAGTTGGCAGATGAGAACAATCAGCCTGTCCTCATAGACGACACGCCAGCCTATCAGTTTACTTCGGGCGACGCCCGCATTCTGGGTGGTGAGGCGAGCATCGACATCCACCCTGTGGAGCATCTGCATATCGGCAACACCTTCTCGTATGTCAACTCGGTTCAGTTGCATCAGCCATCCGAATCAAAGTATCTGCCATTCACCCCAGCCCCTCGCTGGGTTTCGGATGTAAGGTATGAGTTTGTTTGCGACGGCAAGACTTTCGACCATCTCTTCGTAAAGCTACAGATGGATTGCAATCTCCGCCAGAACCATTATTTCGCAGCCAACGATACGGAGACCGCTACGCCATCGTACACCTTATTAAATATGTATGCCGGTACCGACGTGAAGCTCCATGGCAAACGCCTTCTCTCGCTCTATCTTTCGGGCGAGAACCTTGCCAACCGTGCTTACCAGAACCACCTGAGCCGTTTGAAGTATCTTGACGTAAACCAGGTTACAGGCAGAAGAGGCGTTTACAATATGGGCCGCAACTTCAGCATAAAGATAGTGGTTCCGATAGAGCTGTAA
- a CDS encoding ABC transporter permease, whose product MWVNRGSWILVVICLLVLLIGGFVPGWLYNKIPVAIAFRGYNENRNRWKLALLGIQFVISGLLFSLLYIINNQYQLMLSTNPGYDYDNVAIVSVDGINRDQRNQCLAEIKRMPNVKECCSTYHIPLNGYGRSGNMVQKPGDDTNTFNIIDMEGVDDNFFKMMNIPIVQGTFFTERNDSCRQVIIDERGAEKLIKTWHWKDGVVGKLITCSGHDDGVNPLKLTVCGVCRNIRWGDMSADGDDMKEFPVLYFYAAKTAYYMLVKFKELREESLSELQSKVQAMYPNNKVIVKSYASELANQYASQLNFRNGILVAGIVTMIIALFGLVGYTSDEVNRRRKEIAIRKVNGAKVQDILRIFLKDIMKIALPCIIVGDLGAWLIARQWLMSFSEKITMTPLLFIGVTIILLVIIGLSVIINCYKVANSNPVKYLKDE is encoded by the coding sequence ATGTGGGTTAATCGTGGCAGTTGGATATTGGTGGTTATTTGTCTTTTGGTATTGCTAATTGGCGGTTTTGTGCCTGGTTGGCTTTACAATAAGATTCCAGTAGCCATTGCTTTCCGTGGTTATAATGAGAACCGCAACCGATGGAAGCTTGCCTTGTTGGGCATCCAGTTCGTTATATCAGGTTTGCTGTTCAGCTTGCTCTACATCATCAATAATCAGTATCAGCTGATGCTGAGCACCAATCCCGGCTATGATTACGATAATGTTGCCATCGTCTCGGTAGATGGCATCAATCGCGACCAGCGCAACCAGTGTCTTGCCGAAATCAAGCGAATGCCGAATGTCAAGGAGTGCTGTTCCACTTATCATATTCCGCTCAATGGATACGGCAGAAGCGGAAATATGGTGCAAAAGCCTGGTGACGATACTAATACCTTCAACATCATCGATATGGAAGGTGTGGATGACAATTTCTTCAAGATGATGAACATCCCTATAGTACAGGGTACGTTCTTTACAGAGCGCAATGACAGTTGCCGTCAGGTGATTATTGACGAACGAGGTGCTGAGAAACTCATCAAAACGTGGCATTGGAAAGATGGCGTAGTAGGCAAGCTAATTACTTGTTCGGGACATGATGACGGTGTAAATCCGCTCAAGCTGACGGTTTGTGGCGTGTGCAGGAATATCCGCTGGGGTGACATGTCGGCCGATGGCGATGATATGAAGGAGTTTCCTGTACTGTATTTCTATGCTGCCAAGACAGCTTATTATATGTTGGTTAAGTTTAAAGAACTAAGGGAAGAATCGTTGTCGGAGTTGCAATCGAAGGTACAGGCGATGTATCCGAACAATAAGGTCATCGTGAAGAGTTATGCTTCTGAATTGGCTAACCAGTATGCTTCCCAGCTTAATTTCCGCAACGGAATCCTGGTAGCCGGCATCGTAACGATGATTATCGCCCTCTTCGGATTGGTGGGCTATACGAGTGATGAGGTGAACCGCCGCCGCAAGGAGATTGCGATAAGAAAGGTGAACGGAGCGAAGGTGCAGGATATTCTTCGCATTTTCCTGAAGGACATTATGAAGATTGCCTTGCCTTGCATCATCGTGGGCGACTTGGGGGCTTGGCTGATAGCCAGACAATGGCTGATGTCGTTCAGCGAGAAGATTACGATGACGCCTTTGCTGTTTATTGGCGTTACCATCATCTTGCTCGTCATCATCGGGCTTTCCGTCATCATCAACTGCTACAAGGTGGCGAACAGTAATCCTGTGAAATATCTCAAGGATGAATAA
- a CDS encoding HEPN domain-containing protein, with the protein MDQVNKDTLISLQVEKAKRFLTQADEMVELKHWDLAANRYYYACFHAVQALFIAKGVNAHTHAGINTQFSLHFVKTGIVDISYGSFLARMFQLRQKADYNCAYEISENDILEIIGLSHDFIKTILNLVK; encoded by the coding sequence ATGGATCAAGTAAACAAAGACACATTAATCAGTCTGCAAGTAGAAAAAGCCAAGCGATTTTTAACTCAAGCAGATGAAATGGTTGAACTAAAGCATTGGGATTTAGCAGCCAATCGCTATTATTATGCCTGCTTCCATGCCGTACAAGCTCTATTCATAGCAAAAGGTGTTAATGCCCACACTCATGCTGGCATTAACACCCAATTCAGCTTACACTTCGTAAAGACTGGTATCGTAGATATCTCTTATGGCAGTTTCCTCGCCCGTATGTTCCAATTAAGGCAAAAAGCCGATTACAACTGCGCCTACGAAATTTCCGAAAATGACATCCTGGAAATTATTGGCTTATCACACGATTTTATAAAAACCATATTAAACTTAGTCAAATAA
- a CDS encoding nucleotidyltransferase domain-containing protein — MSTDDKIILKIKDIAKSAIPSGSKAILYGSRARGDARNDSDWDILILLDKDKLEQTDYDKVSYPFVLLGCDLGTEINPILYTKKEWESYNFTPFYENVNRDGISLI, encoded by the coding sequence ATGTCAACCGACGATAAGATCATATTAAAGATAAAAGATATAGCTAAATCTGCTATTCCTTCAGGAAGCAAGGCTATATTGTATGGATCAAGAGCGAGAGGTGATGCTCGCAACGATTCAGACTGGGACATTCTTATCCTTTTAGACAAAGACAAACTGGAACAAACAGACTATGACAAAGTAAGTTACCCGTTTGTCTTGTTAGGTTGCGACCTCGGCACAGAAATCAATCCAATTCTTTACACAAAGAAAGAATGGGAATCGTATAACTTCACCCCTTTTTACGAGAATGTAAATCGAGACGGCATTAGTTTAATATAA